The following DNA comes from Methylophilus sp. 5.
AACGCGCGCCAGCGTTAGCGAATACAGAGGTTAACTTACTAGGTAGCTGTCATTGGTCATTAATGACCGTGACTTGCCTGCTGTTATTTGTGGGGGCCATGGGTAAGTCGGCGCAAGTGCCATTACATGTGTGGCTGCCAGACTCAATGGAAGGCCCAACACCGATTTCTGCCCTGATTCACGCCGCGACGATGGTCACGGCCGGTATTTTTATGGTGGCACGTATGTCACCACTGTATGAATTATCAACCACGGCTTTATCAACCGTGATGGTGATCGGCGCGATTACGGCCTTGTTTATGGGTTTTCTCGGCATTATCCAGAACGATATCAAACGCGTGGTGGCTTACTCCACCTTGTCGCAATTAGGCTATATGACGGTGGCTTTAGGCGCTTCTGCCTATTCTGTGGCGATTTTTCACCTGATGACGCACGCTTTCTTTAAAGCCTTGCTGTTCCTTGGCGCGGGTTCTGTGATTATGGGCATGCATCACGATCAGGATATCCGCAATATGGGTAACCTGAAAAAATACATGCCGATCACTTGGATCACGTCCTTAGTTGGCTCACTGGCGCTGATCGGCACGCCTTTCTTCGCTGGCTTCTACTCTAAAGACAGTATTATCGAAGCGGTCGAGTTATCGCATATTCCTGGTAGCGGTTTTGCTTATTTTGCCGTGATCGTCGGCGTGTTTGTGACCGCGTTCTATTCTTTCCGTTTGTATTTCCTGGTGTTTCACGGTGAAGAGAAATGGCGCCACGCCAAGCATGACCATGCACATGCCGCACATGCTGACGAACATGATGAGCATGCTGACGACGCACATCATGATGATGACGCACACGACGATGCGCATCATCATGGCTTAGGCCCAAATGACAACCCGCATGAGCCAGGCTGGGTGGTCACGTTGCCATTAGTGTTGCTGGCGATTCCGTCACTGGTCATTGGTTATATCGCGCTAGAGCCCATGTTGTATGGCGACTTCTTTAAAAATGTGATTTTTGTTAATCCTGAAGCGCACCCAGCCATGGAGCACCTGGCGCATCATTACCACGAGTTTATGCATAGCCCGGCTGGCATGGCGATCCATGGCTTTACCAGCCTGCCATTTTTCCTGGCGGCTTCAGGTGTGTTGTTGTCCTGGTTCTTTTACATGAAGCGTCCGGATATTCCGGCAGCAATCAAGGCGCGCTTTATTGTGATTTACAATATTCTGGAAAACAAATACGGTTTTGACAGCTTTAATGAAAAGTTTTTTGCCGGTGGCTCGCGTTACCTGGGTAGCCTGTTATGGAAATACGGCGACATCACGCTGATTGATGGCGCTATGGTCAATGGCACGGCCAATACCATGGGCAAAATCGCTGCCAAAATACGCAACTTGCAATCCGGTTTAATTTATCACTACGCCT
Coding sequences within:
- the nuoL gene encoding NADH-quinone oxidoreductase subunit L, producing the protein MTIKQILMLIPVLPLLAAVIVGIFRNFLPRWAGHVLTIAGVGAAFALSVYIFNQTLSGFTLNEAIYTWLESGDVHFEVGFLIDNLSAMMMVVVTFVSLMVHIYTIGYMAEDPGYSRFFSYISLFTFSMLMLVMSNNFMQLFFGWEAVGLVSYLLIGFWFTRPTAIYANLKAFLVNRVGDFGFLLGIGMVLYYFGSLDYATVFQRAPALANTEVNLLGSCHWSLMTVTCLLLFVGAMGKSAQVPLHVWLPDSMEGPTPISALIHAATMVTAGIFMVARMSPLYELSTTALSTVMVIGAITALFMGFLGIIQNDIKRVVAYSTLSQLGYMTVALGASAYSVAIFHLMTHAFFKALLFLGAGSVIMGMHHDQDIRNMGNLKKYMPITWITSLVGSLALIGTPFFAGFYSKDSIIEAVELSHIPGSGFAYFAVIVGVFVTAFYSFRLYFLVFHGEEKWRHAKHDHAHAAHADEHDEHADDAHHDDDAHDDAHHHGLGPNDNPHEPGWVVTLPLVLLAIPSLVIGYIALEPMLYGDFFKNVIFVNPEAHPAMEHLAHHYHEFMHSPAGMAIHGFTSLPFFLAASGVLLSWFFYMKRPDIPAAIKARFIVIYNILENKYGFDSFNEKFFAGGSRYLGSLLWKYGDITLIDGAMVNGTANTMGKIAAKIRNLQSGLIYHYAFAMIIGVFLLMTFFIKIN